One Nostoc sp. UHCC 0302 DNA window includes the following coding sequences:
- the fabF gene encoding beta-ketoacyl-ACP synthase II, producing the protein MTDYNRKRVVVTGVGAITPIGNTATDYWEGLLSGRNGIDYITAFDASRHDCRIAGEVKNFDPHDYLERKEAKRMDRFAQFGVAAAKQALSDAQLVIDDLNAEQVGVMIGSGVGGIKVLEDQQTIYLNRGPDRCSPFMIPMMIANMAAGLTAIHTGAKGPNSCAVTACAAGSNAIGDAFRLIQGGYAQAMICGGTEAAVTPLSVAGFAACKALSFRNDDPAHACRPFDRDRDGFVLGEGAGILILEELQYAISRGARIYAELIGYGMTCDAYHITSPVPGGLGAARAIQLALKDAELTPEMVSYINAHGTSTPANDSTESGAIKKALGEHAYKVAISSTKSMTGHLLGGSGGIEAVATALAIANDQIPPTINLENPDVECDLDYVPHTSRAQKVEVALSNSFGFGGHNVTLAFKKYP; encoded by the coding sequence ATGACAGATTATAATCGTAAACGCGTTGTTGTAACTGGTGTTGGCGCGATTACACCGATTGGTAACACAGCAACAGATTATTGGGAAGGATTGTTAAGTGGACGCAATGGCATTGATTACATCACCGCCTTTGATGCGTCTCGCCATGACTGCCGGATTGCTGGTGAAGTGAAAAATTTTGATCCACATGATTACTTGGAACGCAAAGAAGCCAAGCGTATGGATCGGTTTGCCCAATTTGGGGTCGCTGCTGCAAAACAGGCTCTCTCTGACGCGCAATTAGTGATTGATGACCTGAACGCAGAACAGGTCGGTGTTATGATTGGTTCTGGCGTTGGCGGCATTAAGGTATTAGAAGACCAGCAAACTATTTACCTCAATCGTGGGCCAGACCGCTGTAGTCCATTCATGATACCCATGATGATTGCCAATATGGCGGCAGGATTAACGGCAATTCACACTGGTGCTAAAGGCCCAAATTCCTGCGCTGTAACTGCGTGCGCTGCCGGCTCCAACGCTATCGGAGACGCTTTTCGCCTAATTCAAGGGGGCTACGCTCAAGCAATGATTTGTGGTGGCACAGAGGCGGCAGTTACACCGTTGTCGGTAGCTGGGTTTGCTGCTTGTAAGGCATTGTCTTTTCGCAACGACGACCCAGCTCATGCTTGTCGTCCCTTTGACCGCGATCGCGACGGATTTGTTTTAGGTGAAGGTGCGGGAATTTTAATTCTAGAAGAACTACAATATGCCATTAGTCGCGGCGCTCGCATTTATGCCGAACTTATCGGCTATGGGATGACTTGTGATGCCTACCACATCACCTCACCTGTACCTGGTGGACTGGGAGCAGCCAGAGCCATTCAACTCGCCCTCAAGGATGCAGAACTAACGCCGGAGATGGTTAGTTATATCAATGCTCACGGTACTAGCACCCCAGCTAATGATTCGACTGAAAGCGGAGCAATTAAAAAAGCTTTGGGAGAACACGCCTATAAAGTGGCAATCAGTTCGACTAAATCGATGACAGGTCATCTGTTGGGCGGTTCTGGAGGTATTGAGGCCGTAGCAACAGCACTGGCGATCGCTAACGACCAAATTCCACCAACAATCAACTTAGAAAATCCCGATGTAGAGTGTGATTTAGATTACGTACCTCACACCAGTCGCGCTCAAAAAGTCGAGGTGGCACTATCCAACTCTTTTGGATTTGGCGGTCACAATGTCACACTAGCGTTTAAGAAATACCCCTAA
- the tkt gene encoding transketolase: protein MAVATQSLEELSINSIRFLAIDAVEKAKSGHPGLPMGAAPMAFVLWDRYLRFNPKNPKWFNRDRFVLSAGHGSMLQYALLYLTGYDSVTIEDIKQFRQWESKTPGHPENFMTPGVEVTTGPLGQGIANAVGLAIAEAHLAAKFNKPDTKIVDHYTYVIVGDGCNMEGISGEAASFAGHLGLGKLIALYDDNHISIDGSTDVAFTEDVSKRFEAYGWHILHVKEGNTDLEGIAKAIEAAKAVTDKPSFIKVTTTIGYGSPNKANTAGVHGAALGGDEVALTRKNLGWEYEPFVIPQDVLDYTRKAVERGAGYEADWNKAYSEYKAKYPQEAAEFERYTSGKLPDGWDKVLPSYTPEDKALPTRKHSETSLNKLGSVLPELIGGSADLTHSNLTELKGIGDFQKGEYQNRNIHFGVREHGMGAICNGIALHGSGLIPYGATFLIFTDYMRASIRLSALSQAGVIWVMTHDSIGQGEDGPTHQPIETLASLRAIPNLTVIRPADGNETSGAYKIAIERAKNNAPTLLAFTRQNVPNLAGTSVENVAKGGYTVVDSEGTPELIIIATGSELNLAVTAAEKLTAEGKKVRVVSLPAWDLFEAQDAAYKESVLPKAVTKRLSVEAASSFGWHKYVGTEGDTVSIDRFGASAPGGVCLEKFGFSVDNVLAKAKQLLG from the coding sequence ATGGCTGTTGCAACCCAATCCCTCGAAGAACTTTCAATCAACTCGATCCGTTTCTTGGCTATTGACGCCGTAGAAAAGGCTAAATCGGGACACCCAGGACTGCCGATGGGCGCGGCTCCAATGGCTTTTGTACTTTGGGATCGCTATTTGCGGTTTAACCCCAAAAATCCCAAGTGGTTTAACCGTGATCGCTTTGTCTTGTCTGCTGGTCATGGCTCGATGTTACAGTATGCCTTGCTCTACTTGACAGGCTACGACAGCGTAACCATTGAAGATATCAAGCAATTCCGGCAGTGGGAATCCAAAACCCCTGGACACCCCGAAAACTTCATGACCCCAGGCGTGGAAGTGACCACAGGCCCACTGGGTCAAGGAATTGCTAATGCCGTAGGTTTAGCGATCGCTGAAGCCCACCTTGCTGCTAAGTTTAATAAGCCCGATACCAAGATTGTTGACCATTACACCTACGTAATTGTGGGTGACGGTTGCAACATGGAAGGCATTTCTGGTGAAGCTGCTTCTTTCGCAGGGCATTTGGGACTAGGCAAACTCATCGCCCTTTACGATGACAACCACATTTCCATCGACGGTTCCACCGATGTAGCATTCACCGAAGATGTTTCCAAGCGCTTTGAAGCTTATGGTTGGCACATTCTACACGTTAAAGAAGGTAACACTGACTTAGAAGGGATTGCTAAAGCAATTGAAGCAGCCAAGGCTGTCACCGATAAGCCTTCTTTCATCAAAGTCACAACCACCATTGGTTATGGTTCTCCCAACAAAGCAAACACCGCTGGTGTTCACGGTGCTGCTTTGGGTGGAGATGAAGTGGCATTGACGCGGAAAAATTTGGGTTGGGAATACGAACCTTTTGTCATTCCCCAAGATGTCCTCGACTATACACGTAAAGCAGTAGAACGTGGCGCAGGCTACGAAGCTGACTGGAACAAGGCATATAGCGAGTACAAAGCTAAGTATCCTCAAGAAGCCGCTGAATTTGAGCGTTATACTAGCGGTAAACTGCCTGACGGTTGGGATAAGGTACTACCTAGTTACACCCCCGAAGACAAAGCGCTGCCTACCCGTAAGCACTCAGAAACCAGCCTTAACAAACTAGGGTCAGTTTTACCTGAATTAATTGGTGGTTCAGCTGACTTAACCCACTCCAACCTCACCGAGCTTAAGGGGATCGGTGACTTTCAGAAAGGGGAATACCAAAACCGCAACATCCACTTTGGTGTACGGGAACATGGTATGGGCGCGATTTGTAATGGTATAGCGCTGCATGGTTCAGGATTAATTCCTTACGGTGCTACCTTCCTGATTTTCACAGACTATATGCGTGCCTCGATCCGCTTATCTGCTTTGTCCCAAGCTGGTGTCATTTGGGTGATGACTCACGACTCGATTGGACAAGGTGAAGATGGCCCAACCCACCAACCAATTGAAACTTTGGCTTCCTTGCGAGCCATCCCTAACCTGACAGTGATTCGTCCCGCAGATGGAAACGAAACATCTGGTGCTTACAAAATAGCGATTGAAAGAGCAAAGAACAACGCTCCTACCCTATTGGCGTTCACCCGTCAAAATGTTCCTAACTTAGCAGGTACGTCCGTTGAGAATGTGGCGAAAGGTGGATACACAGTTGTGGATTCTGAAGGCACACCAGAGTTAATCATCATTGCTACTGGTTCAGAATTAAACCTCGCTGTTACCGCAGCTGAGAAACTCACAGCCGAAGGTAAAAAAGTCCGTGTTGTTTCCTTGCCAGCATGGGATCTATTTGAAGCACAAGATGCGGCTTATAAAGAGTCCGTTCTGCCGAAAGCCGTTACCAAGCGCTTGTCTGTAGAAGCTGCCAGCAGTTTCGGTTGGCATAAGTATGTTGGTACTGAAGGCGATACTGTTAGTATTGATCGCTTCGGTGCTTCGGCTCCTGGTGGAGTTTGTTTAGAGAAGTTTGGTTTTAGCGTTGATAATGTGTTAGCTAAGGCTAAGCAATTGTTGGGTTAA
- a CDS encoding ATP-binding protein, with the protein MKAELLKRFFRAIASSDQQAIDKLTYLVIEEERSKGHTLLADQLENITKKSQKEKPTNISKSASSIPENLQTLTELPTSKRFNLPLVTIIPREHLRHHMVLPEKIEKRFCRIEREYAARDRLAHHGLRYRQKILLYGPPGCGKTLGAERLAWNTGLPLLKVRFDAMVSSFLGETASNLRLVFEDASKNPCLLFLDECDSIAKTREDSQEVGEIKRVVNTFLQILDEYQPSSGLLVAATNLNKSLDTALWRRFDDLIAVPKPGEQELEFILRETLSAIEVGSINWPRIIEQMKDFSAAQAVRVAQDAAKRAILEREELVIQEHLEEAITEIKVS; encoded by the coding sequence ATGAAAGCAGAGCTTCTCAAGAGATTTTTTAGGGCGATCGCTAGTTCAGATCAACAGGCGATTGATAAGCTGACATATTTAGTGATTGAGGAAGAACGCAGTAAGGGACATACTCTCTTAGCTGACCAGTTAGAGAATATCACTAAAAAAAGCCAGAAAGAGAAGCCTACTAACATCAGCAAATCTGCTTCTTCAATACCAGAAAACTTACAGACATTAACTGAGTTACCGACTAGCAAGCGATTTAATCTTCCTTTAGTAACTATTATACCAAGGGAGCATTTACGGCATCATATGGTGTTGCCAGAAAAAATTGAGAAACGTTTCTGCCGAATTGAACGTGAATATGCGGCAAGAGATAGGCTTGCTCATCATGGATTGCGTTACAGACAAAAAATTCTTCTATATGGGCCTCCTGGGTGTGGAAAGACGCTAGGAGCAGAACGTTTAGCTTGGAATACAGGATTACCACTGCTGAAAGTTCGGTTTGATGCAATGGTGTCGTCTTTTTTAGGGGAAACTGCGAGCAATTTGAGACTTGTATTTGAGGATGCTTCAAAAAATCCATGCTTATTGTTTCTTGATGAATGTGACTCAATTGCTAAAACACGAGAAGACTCTCAAGAAGTAGGAGAAATTAAGCGAGTAGTAAATACATTTCTTCAAATTTTGGACGAGTATCAACCGTCTTCTGGGCTTTTAGTAGCAGCTACGAACCTAAATAAATCTCTAGATACTGCTCTTTGGAGAAGATTTGATGACTTGATCGCAGTACCCAAACCCGGAGAACAAGAGCTAGAATTTATACTAAGGGAAACATTATCTGCAATTGAAGTGGGATCTATCAACTGGCCAAGGATCATTGAGCAGATGAAAGATTTTTCTGCGGCTCAAGCTGTGAGGGTTGCACAAGATGCAGCTAAAAGAGCAATCCTTGAGCGAGAGGAGCTAGTGATTCAGGAACACTTAGAAGAAGCGATCACAGAAATTAAAGTTTCCTAG